Proteins from a single region of Chrysemys picta bellii isolate R12L10 chromosome 9, ASM1138683v2, whole genome shotgun sequence:
- the ARL13A gene encoding ADP-ribosylation factor-like protein 13A, producing the protein MFQLLSHCWSRLHAIQEPIRKVTLLVVGLDNTGKTSLIMEIQRVLSCEVLPTTKPNQTELRVDRFEVSLVDLSGGQRLRGTWRNHYGDTHGIIFVLDSSDVLRMEEAKRTLSRLLAHPRISGKPLLLLANKQDKVDALLPCELIECLSLEKLVNENKSLCRIEPSSATKSLHKSQSRTILQGLRWLLHTIAINYSVLSARVQQDSPDQPAPREQEAPRRAARAHSQTRGERPLLARRESSQEGSAKIGEYKLLQPIQNTLSQKEEGPKVLKRRRKKGKVKKKGLVQCGSMADEEEGKAWGGENRASAAVGLLHSNRVGQEKPLPQGTTPLPAGQSTKKKKKKIKNKIKSQEASLEPQNEGISGTFDLYRRAMLALKMRQERRKQPSAITP; encoded by the exons GAAAGTGACCCTCCTTGTCGTGGGCCTGGACAATACAGGGAAAACCTCCCTCATAATGGAGATACAGAGAG TGCTCTCGTGTGAGGTGCTCCCCACAACAAAGCCTAACCAGACAGAACTCAGAGTGGACCGGTTTGAAGTCTCCCTTGTCGACCTATCTGgggggcagaggttgcggggcaCATGGCGTAATCACTACGGTGACACTCACGGGATTATCTTTGTTCTGGACTCCAGCGATGTGCTGCGGATGGAAGAGGCCAAGAGAACCTTGAGCCGTCTTCTGGCTCACCCTAGGATTTCAGGGAAGCCCCTGTTACT GCTGGCCAATAAACAGGACAAGGTTGATGCCCTCCTCCCATGTGAGCTGATCGAATGCCTGTCCCTGGAGAAGCTTGTGAACGAAAACAAGTCACTGTGCCGCATC GAGCCATCTTCAGCAACCAAAAGTCTGCATAAAAGCCAGTCCCGGACCATCCTGCAGGGACTCCGCTGGCTCCTGCACACCATTGCCATCAACTACAGTGTCCTGAGTGCCCGGGTACAACAAGACAGCCCTGACCAGCCAGCCCCCCGAGAGCAAGAGGCTCCCAGGAGAGCAGCGCGGGCCCACAGCCAGACTCGGGGGGAGAG GCCATTGCTGGCCAGAAGGGAGAGTTCCCAAGAAGGAAGCGCCAAGATAGGGGAGTACAAACTACTACAGCCCATCCAGAACACACTCTCACAG AAGGAGGAAGGCCCAAAGGTACtcaagagaaggagaaagaaagggaaggTGAAGAAGAAAGGGTTGGTGCAGTGTGGGAGCATGGCTGATGAAGAGGAAGGGAAAGCTTGGGGAGGAGAGAACAGAGCAAGTGCTGCAGTTGGGCTCCTCCACAGCAACAGAGTTGGCCAGGAGAAACCACTCCCCCAGGGGACAACTCCTCTCCCAGCAG GGCAGAgcacaaagaagaaaaagaagaaaattaaaaataaaatcaagtccCAGGAGGCCTCATTGGAGCCACAGAATGAAGGAATCTCGGGTACCTTTG ACTTGTATCGAAGGGCAATGCTGGCTCTGAAAATGAGGCAAGAGCGGAGGAAGCAGCCTTCTGCTATCACTCCCTGA